The segment TTTAACAATCGCCAGTCCCAACCCCGTTCCTTCACTGCCACGCGCGGTGTCGCCACGGGTGAAGGGTTCGAACAGTTTCGCGACCTGATCGGTTGCAATACCAGGGCCGTTATCTTCAATGCACACCCAACACAGTTTGTTGTCTGCGGTCATGCCAGTGGAGATTTTTATCCAGCCATTACCATAGCGCACAGCGTTAACCACTAAGTTACTCACTGCACGTTTCATCGCAATTGGGCTACCGAATGCAGGCTTAACATTGCTCAGCTCGGTGACCATCTCGATATGCTCACCGCTGCCTTCTGAGTTGGCTAAGTCTCGGGCGATCTCATTGAGGTCGACTTCGGTGAACGACTGCTTGTTTACTGGCTTAAGGTAATCCATAAACTGGCTGATGATCTCGTTACACTCTTCGGTATCGCTAATAATGCCTTCTGCTAAGTAGCTATCTTCTGGTGACATCATTTCGGTGGCGAGACGAATACGCGTCAGTGGCGTACGCAAGTCATGACTGATGCCCGCCATCAACAGTGCGCGGTCTTCTTCCAATGCCTGAATCCCTTTCGACATTTGGTTAAAAGCGCGCGTTACTGAGCGAATTTCGGTGGAGCCTTTTTCTGGGATCGGCGGCGGAATAGCACCGCGACCGACACCTTTAGCGGCTTTTTCCAACGCCAACAAAGGTCGATTCTGCAAGCGCATAAATAGCCAACCACCGGCGATGATCAGCAGCGCCATCAGTAAACTGTTGCGAAATAGTGGGGTAAAGTCCTCTTCTTGTAGTTCAGAGAGCGGAATGCGGATCAGTGAATCAGGCAGCGCTTGAATATTGATCCATAACACATAGCTATCTTCGCCTTGCGCCATGCGCACGTCGGTTGGTGTACCGAGCTCATGGCTCATCTCTTCACTCATTAAATCAATGCTGATCGCATGGTGATACTGATTGGCGATTTCACTGTCTTTGGCATGTACGGTCACGCCAAGACGTTCGAGAACCTGACGGCGCATGGGCGCATCCATCGCTAGAGCGTTTTCCGTGGTATCGGAATCGTCCAGCATCAGGTTGATTTCATAGCTAAGAATTTTGTTGAACTGTTGCAAACTTGGCAGCAAAGCGTAGTTAAAAACGGCGTAGTAAGAGTAGACCTGGCTGGCAATTAGTAGCGTGATGAACAGTAACAAAGACTGAGTAAAGGAACTGCGAAAACGCATAAACTTAACCTA is part of the Vibrio ponticus genome and harbors:
- the envZ gene encoding two-component system sensor histidine kinase EnvZ, which codes for MRFRSSFTQSLLLFITLLIASQVYSYYAVFNYALLPSLQQFNKILSYEINLMLDDSDTTENALAMDAPMRRQVLERLGVTVHAKDSEIANQYHHAISIDLMSEEMSHELGTPTDVRMAQGEDSYVLWINIQALPDSLIRIPLSELQEEDFTPLFRNSLLMALLIIAGGWLFMRLQNRPLLALEKAAKGVGRGAIPPPIPEKGSTEIRSVTRAFNQMSKGIQALEEDRALLMAGISHDLRTPLTRIRLATEMMSPEDSYLAEGIISDTEECNEIISQFMDYLKPVNKQSFTEVDLNEIARDLANSEGSGEHIEMVTELSNVKPAFGSPIAMKRAVSNLVVNAVRYGNGWIKISTGMTADNKLCWVCIEDNGPGIATDQVAKLFEPFTRGDTARGSEGTGLGLAIVKRIVSQHNGSVVVNNRGEGGLKVQVSFPVIK